A single window of Lysobacter oculi DNA harbors:
- the ffh gene encoding signal recognition particle protein: MFESLTERLSGTINRLRGRGRLTESNITEAMREVRIALLEADVALPVVQALIQRIKVRALGQEVMKSLTPGQQLVKVVRDELTNVMGAQASDLNLNVPAPAVILMAGLQGAGKTTTVGKLAKHLREKRKKKVMVVSADVYRPAAIEQLKTLAGQTGAEFFPSDAGQQPEAIVRAAIDAARKSFADVLIVDTAGRLAIDEAMMAEIKALHAAVNPVETLFVVDSMTGQDAANTAKAFSEALPLTGVVLTKTDGDARGGAALSVRYITGKPIKFIGVGEKPDGLDVFHPDRVASRILDMGDVLSLVEQVEAGVDKEKAAKLAEKVQKGKRFDLNDMRDQLEQMQNMGGLTGLMDKLPGMGQIPENVKSQVTGKEVPRMIAIINSMTLKERRNPDLLNGSRRARIARGAGMQPADVNRLLKQYQQMEKMMGKLGRGGMKGMMRGMRGMMGGGMPFR; the protein is encoded by the coding sequence ATGTTCGAATCGCTGACCGAACGCCTGTCCGGCACCATCAACCGCCTGCGCGGCCGTGGCCGCCTGACCGAGTCCAACATCACCGAAGCCATGCGCGAAGTCCGCATCGCGCTGCTCGAGGCCGATGTCGCGCTGCCGGTGGTGCAGGCGCTGATCCAGCGCATCAAGGTGCGCGCGCTCGGCCAGGAAGTGATGAAGTCGCTCACCCCCGGCCAGCAGCTGGTCAAGGTGGTCCGCGACGAGCTGACCAACGTGATGGGCGCGCAGGCCAGCGACCTCAACCTCAACGTGCCGGCGCCGGCGGTGATCCTGATGGCCGGCCTGCAGGGCGCGGGCAAGACCACCACGGTCGGCAAGCTGGCGAAGCACCTGCGCGAGAAGCGCAAGAAGAAGGTGATGGTGGTGTCGGCGGACGTCTATCGTCCGGCCGCCATCGAGCAGTTGAAGACGTTGGCCGGCCAGACCGGCGCGGAATTCTTCCCGTCCGATGCCGGGCAGCAGCCGGAAGCCATCGTCCGCGCCGCCATCGATGCCGCGCGCAAGTCCTTCGCCGACGTGCTGATCGTCGATACCGCCGGCCGCCTCGCCATCGACGAGGCGATGATGGCCGAGATCAAGGCGCTGCACGCCGCGGTGAATCCGGTCGAGACCCTGTTCGTCGTCGACTCCATGACCGGCCAGGACGCCGCCAACACGGCGAAGGCCTTCAGCGAGGCGCTTCCGCTGACCGGCGTGGTGTTGACCAAGACCGATGGCGATGCACGCGGCGGCGCGGCGCTCTCGGTGCGCTACATCACCGGCAAGCCGATCAAGTTCATCGGCGTCGGCGAAAAGCCCGACGGGCTGGATGTCTTCCACCCGGATCGCGTCGCCAGCCGCATCCTCGACATGGGCGACGTGCTGTCGCTGGTCGAGCAGGTGGAAGCCGGCGTCGATAAGGAAAAGGCCGCCAAGCTCGCCGAGAAGGTGCAGAAGGGCAAGCGCTTCGACCTCAACGACATGCGCGACCAGCTTGAGCAGATGCAGAACATGGGCGGGCTGACCGGCCTGATGGACAAGCTGCCGGGCATGGGCCAGATCCCGGAGAACGTGAAGAGCCAGGTCACCGGCAAGGAAGTGCCGCGGATGATCGCCATCATCAATTCGATGACGCTGAAGGAACGCCGCAACCCGGACCTGCTCAACGGCTCGCGCCGCGCCCGCATCGCGCGCGGTGCCGGCATGCAGCCCGCCGACGTCAACCGCCTGCTCAAGCAATACCAGCAGATGGAAAAGATGATGGGCAAGCTGGGCCGTGGCGGCATGAAGGGCATGATGCGGGGCATGCGCGGGATGATGGGCGGCGGCATGCCGTTCCGTTGA
- a CDS encoding efflux transporter outer membrane subunit, translated as MPLPHSLPAGRHALAALAMTLAVAGCASTHGMAPQSTMRDSDRLQAGESLAQVDVTPAAWPDARWWQSLGDAQLDALITRALADSPGIEAADARLRKALAQAGLAEAGLLPTLGASAQHTHIDLPDSLPSPLGGMTVGSNMLSLRFDWSPDLWGGKRARYQAALGSDRATEAETQAAHATLAGNIAHAYAALSQAHAMQDVAAAEAARNAGLRKLSEQRVRAGIDNRIALEQIVSAEAAAQAQAKAAGQQIDALRNTLAMLVGQGPDFGLTIARPRLDTPAIAVPSVLPSDLLSRRADVTAARWRVEAASNGIKASKADFYPTINLAAMAGLVGPLSSLFQRQSAFDYVAPAITLPIFDGGRLRNQLASSNADFDLAIANYDQTVLAALREVVDATQSARTLEAQISETRIARDAAAKSATLMRQRRQAGLANQLDVLNAEKPLLQLDQQLATLRARRIDAAINLDIALGGGLPVTAPTAHQ; from the coding sequence ATGCCGCTTCCCCATTCCCTTCCCGCCGGCCGCCATGCGCTGGCCGCCCTGGCGATGACGCTCGCCGTGGCCGGCTGCGCCAGCACCCACGGCATGGCGCCGCAGTCCACGATGCGCGACAGCGACCGGCTGCAGGCCGGCGAATCGCTGGCACAGGTCGATGTCACCCCGGCCGCCTGGCCGGATGCCCGCTGGTGGCAGTCGCTGGGTGATGCGCAGCTGGACGCGCTGATCACCCGCGCGCTGGCAGACTCCCCCGGTATCGAGGCCGCCGACGCCCGCCTGCGCAAGGCGCTGGCCCAGGCCGGCCTGGCCGAAGCCGGCCTGCTGCCGACGCTCGGCGCATCGGCCCAACACACCCACATCGACCTGCCCGATTCGCTGCCTTCTCCGCTCGGCGGGATGACGGTCGGCTCCAACATGCTGTCGCTGCGCTTCGACTGGTCGCCCGACCTGTGGGGCGGCAAGCGCGCGCGTTACCAGGCCGCACTGGGCAGCGACCGCGCCACCGAGGCCGAGACCCAGGCCGCCCATGCCACCCTGGCCGGCAACATCGCCCACGCCTATGCCGCGCTGTCGCAGGCGCATGCGATGCAGGATGTCGCCGCCGCCGAGGCCGCCCGCAACGCCGGGCTGCGCAAGCTGTCGGAACAGCGCGTGCGCGCCGGCATCGACAACCGCATCGCGCTGGAACAGATCGTCAGCGCCGAAGCCGCCGCGCAGGCACAGGCGAAAGCCGCCGGCCAGCAGATCGACGCGCTGCGCAACACCTTGGCGATGCTGGTCGGCCAGGGCCCGGACTTCGGGCTGACCATCGCGCGGCCCAGGCTCGACACGCCGGCCATCGCCGTGCCGTCGGTGCTGCCGAGCGATCTGCTGTCGCGCCGCGCAGACGTCACCGCCGCGCGCTGGCGCGTCGAAGCCGCATCGAACGGCATCAAGGCTTCGAAGGCCGACTTCTATCCCACCATCAACCTGGCCGCGATGGCCGGTCTGGTCGGCCCGCTGTCGAGCCTCTTCCAGCGCCAGTCGGCGTTCGATTACGTCGCCCCGGCCATCACCCTGCCGATCTTCGACGGCGGCCGCCTGCGCAACCAGCTGGCCAGCAGCAACGCGGATTTCGATCTGGCCATCGCCAACTACGACCAGACCGTGCTGGCCGCGCTGCGCGAGGTGGTGGATGCCACGCAGTCGGCGCGCACGCTGGAGGCGCAGATCAGCGAAACCCGCATCGCCCGTGACGCGGCGGCCAAGTCCGCCACGCTGATGCGCCAGCGCCGGCAGGCGGGACTCGCCAACCAGCTCGACGTGCTCAACGCCGAAAAGCCGCTGCTGCAGCTCGACCAGCAACTCGCCACGTTGCGCGCGCGCCGGATCGACGCCGCCATCAACCTCGACATCGCGCTCGGCGGCGGCCTGCCCGTCACCGCGCCCACCGCACACCAATAA
- the radA gene encoding DNA repair protein RadA, which yields MAKPAAKARTAYVCSECGADYPKWQGQCSACGAWDTLAEIVLESAAAAKSPAGRRSGWAGKLDAPKITALKDVQHGESARVSTGIGEFDRVLGGGLVEGAVVLIGGDPGIGKSTLLTQALASMAGSLHGLYVTGEESLGQVAGRASRLGLPLEGMHALAETCVERILEQAIVAKPRFIIADSIQTLWTETLTAAPGSVSQVREAAARLVRYAKETGTAVFLVGHVTKEGGIAGPRVLEHMVDAVLYFEGDSGSRFRVLRAFKNRFGAVNELGVFAMGDRGLREVPNPSAIFLSGGSTHQPGSCVMVTREGTRPLLVEVQALVDASPLSNPRRVAVGLEGNRLAMLLAVLHRHGGIMVGDQDVFVNVVGGIRVQETAADLPVLLAVLSSLRDQPLPEKTIAFGEVGLSGEIRPVPNGEERLKEAATHGFKRAIVSKANAPKAGSIKGMEVIAVERLADALAQA from the coding sequence ATGGCCAAGCCCGCCGCCAAAGCCCGCACCGCGTACGTCTGCAGCGAATGCGGCGCCGACTATCCGAAATGGCAGGGGCAATGCTCGGCCTGCGGGGCGTGGGACACGCTGGCGGAAATCGTGCTGGAAAGCGCGGCGGCGGCGAAATCCCCGGCCGGGCGTCGCAGTGGCTGGGCCGGCAAGCTGGATGCGCCGAAGATCACCGCGCTCAAGGATGTGCAGCACGGCGAGTCAGCGCGCGTGTCCACCGGCATCGGCGAGTTCGACCGCGTGCTGGGCGGCGGGTTGGTGGAAGGCGCAGTGGTACTGATCGGTGGTGACCCCGGCATCGGCAAATCCACGTTGCTGACGCAGGCGTTGGCGTCGATGGCCGGCAGCCTGCACGGGCTCTACGTCACCGGCGAGGAATCGCTGGGGCAGGTGGCCGGGCGAGCGTCGCGGCTCGGGCTGCCGCTGGAGGGCATGCACGCGCTGGCCGAGACCTGCGTGGAGCGCATCCTGGAGCAGGCTATCGTCGCCAAGCCGCGCTTCATCATCGCCGACTCGATCCAGACCCTCTGGACCGAGACCCTGACCGCCGCGCCCGGTTCGGTCAGCCAGGTCCGTGAGGCCGCCGCGCGGCTGGTGCGCTACGCCAAGGAAACCGGCACCGCGGTGTTCCTGGTCGGCCACGTGACCAAGGAAGGCGGCATCGCCGGCCCGCGCGTGCTCGAGCACATGGTGGATGCGGTGCTGTATTTCGAAGGCGATTCCGGCAGCCGTTTCCGCGTGCTGCGCGCCTTCAAGAACCGCTTCGGTGCGGTCAACGAGCTGGGCGTGTTCGCGATGGGCGACCGTGGCCTGCGCGAAGTGCCGAATCCGTCGGCGATCTTCCTGTCCGGTGGCAGCACGCACCAACCCGGTAGTTGTGTGATGGTGACGCGCGAAGGCACGCGCCCGCTGCTGGTCGAGGTGCAGGCGCTGGTCGATGCCTCGCCGCTGTCCAACCCGCGTCGCGTCGCGGTGGGGCTGGAAGGCAACCGCCTTGCGATGCTGTTGGCGGTGCTGCATCGACACGGCGGGATCATGGTCGGCGACCAGGATGTGTTCGTGAACGTGGTCGGTGGCATCCGCGTGCAGGAAACCGCAGCGGATTTGCCGGTGCTGCTGGCCGTGCTGTCGTCGTTGCGTGACCAACCCTTGCCGGAGAAAACCATCGCCTTCGGCGAAGTCGGCCTGTCCGGCGAGATCCGCCCGGTGCCGAATGGCGAGGAGCGCCTGAAGGAAGCCGCGACGCACGGTTTCAAGCGCGCCATCGTGTCGAAGGCGAACGCGCCGAAGGCCGGCAGCATCAAGGGCATGGAAGTGATCGCCGTCGAGCGACTGGCCGACGCACTGGCGCAGGCGTGA
- a CDS encoding MarR family winged helix-turn-helix transcriptional regulator, whose amino-acid sequence MNKPLPTCSGSSLGLLLRQVRDATRAALEAELARDGHNITLSQYITLKKLAEGEASPGELARAAELNPGAMTRLLDQLEKKDLLRRVPDPTDRRALRIELAEDARALIPAMLACADRVRARALAGMSEAEQDHFVRLLEQVRHNLTDEA is encoded by the coding sequence ATGAACAAGCCCCTCCCCACCTGCTCCGGTTCCTCGCTTGGCCTGCTGCTGCGCCAGGTGCGCGATGCCACCCGTGCCGCGCTCGAAGCCGAACTGGCCCGCGACGGCCACAACATCACCCTGAGCCAGTACATCACCCTGAAAAAGCTGGCCGAGGGCGAGGCCAGCCCGGGCGAACTGGCGCGCGCCGCCGAACTCAACCCCGGCGCGATGACCCGCCTGCTCGACCAGCTGGAAAAGAAAGACCTGCTGCGCCGCGTGCCCGACCCCACCGACCGCCGTGCGTTGCGCATCGAGCTGGCCGAAGACGCCCGCGCCCTGATCCCCGCGATGCTGGCCTGCGCCGACCGCGTCCGCGCCCGTGCGCTAGCCGGCATGAGCGAGGCCGAACAAGACCATTTCGTGCGCCTGCTCGAGCAGGTACGGCACAACCTGACCGACGAGGCCTGA
- a CDS encoding cytochrome C assembly family protein, with protein sequence MLAALAAVALYLVAAALLGLSLRRTEASENRTWLPVAIVAMLFHGEIHAEAWRAGQGPDMHFFAALSLSALGMAALTSLFAMRGRMSALGVIVFPLAAAFGLAYELHGHARPMPMDWRLQLHAWCALLAYATLAIAALLAILLWVQERALRRRDFHRWLRVLPPLTELETLLFRTITVGFVLLTATLLTGMLFVHDLFGQHLAHKTVLSIISWLIFGVLLFGRWRYGWRGRTAVFATLWAMLLLFLAFFGSQFVYDFLLHRR encoded by the coding sequence ATGCTCGCCGCCCTTGCCGCCGTTGCGCTGTACCTGGTCGCCGCCGCCCTGCTCGGGCTGTCGCTGCGGCGCACCGAGGCGTCCGAAAACCGTACCTGGCTGCCGGTGGCCATCGTGGCGATGCTCTTCCACGGCGAGATCCACGCCGAAGCCTGGCGCGCCGGCCAGGGCCCGGACATGCATTTCTTCGCCGCCCTGTCGCTGTCGGCGCTGGGCATGGCCGCACTGACCAGCCTGTTCGCGATGCGTGGGCGGATGTCGGCGCTGGGCGTGATCGTCTTCCCGCTGGCCGCCGCCTTCGGCCTGGCCTACGAACTGCACGGCCACGCCCGGCCGATGCCGATGGACTGGCGCCTGCAGCTGCATGCCTGGTGTGCGCTGCTGGCCTACGCCACGCTGGCGATCGCCGCCCTGCTCGCCATCCTGCTGTGGGTGCAGGAACGTGCCCTGCGCCGCCGCGATTTCCACCGCTGGCTGCGCGTGCTGCCGCCACTGACCGAGCTGGAAACCCTGCTCTTCCGCACCATCACGGTCGGTTTCGTGCTGCTCACCGCGACCCTGCTGACCGGCATGCTGTTCGTCCACGACCTGTTCGGCCAGCACCTGGCGCACAAGACCGTGCTGTCGATCATTTCGTGGCTGATCTTCGGCGTGCTGCTGTTCGGCCGCTGGCGCTACGGCTGGCGCGGCCGCACCGCCGTCTTCGCCACGCTCTGGGCGATGCTGCTGCTGTTCCTGGCCTTCTTCGGCAGCCAGTTCGTCTACGACTTCCTCCTGCACCGGCGCTGA
- a CDS encoding YjgN family protein: MEYRIWPDAQPGPGGPPPLPESRHRPQFSGQAGEYFGIWIVNVILSILTLGIYSAWAKVRTERYFYSNTRLAGASFEYTADPIAILKGRLIAYAVVITLGLASKFMPLLYFGLIMLVMVAMPAFIVLSLRFRARNSVWRGLSFRFDQPVSEAYMPFFLWQILVSMSGTLLYPVAKVKQQEFVVEGHRYGVKRFTFRAYAGQYYPSYLLAVGMGIAGVIAVVILLAVTAKGSDAGADKDAFGAAMIAFLALFYGGVFFAMTFLKVRYTNLMWRNASLGPHTFDSTLRVRDVFWLYFSNTVAIICTVGLAVPWAMIRLARYRADHFMLLSLGDLDDFAAASDMHAGATGAELVDALDAGLDFGI, from the coding sequence ATGGAATACCGCATCTGGCCGGACGCGCAGCCTGGGCCCGGTGGCCCGCCACCGCTGCCGGAAAGCCGGCACCGCCCGCAGTTCTCGGGTCAGGCCGGCGAATACTTCGGCATCTGGATCGTCAACGTCATCCTCAGCATCCTGACGCTCGGCATCTATTCGGCCTGGGCCAAGGTGCGCACCGAGCGCTACTTCTACAGCAACACCCGGCTGGCCGGCGCGTCGTTCGAATACACCGCCGATCCCATCGCCATCCTCAAGGGCCGGCTGATCGCCTACGCGGTCGTCATCACCCTGGGCCTCGCCTCCAAGTTCATGCCGCTGCTGTACTTCGGGCTGATCATGCTGGTGATGGTGGCGATGCCGGCTTTCATCGTGCTCAGCCTGCGCTTCCGCGCGCGCAACTCGGTCTGGCGCGGGCTGTCGTTCCGCTTCGACCAGCCGGTCAGCGAGGCCTACATGCCGTTCTTCCTCTGGCAGATCCTGGTCAGCATGAGCGGCACGCTGCTGTACCCGGTGGCCAAGGTGAAGCAGCAGGAATTCGTGGTCGAAGGCCATCGTTACGGCGTCAAGCGCTTCACCTTCCGTGCCTATGCCGGCCAGTACTACCCGTCCTACCTGCTGGCGGTCGGCATGGGCATCGCCGGGGTGATCGCGGTGGTGATCCTGCTCGCCGTGACCGCCAAGGGCTCGGATGCCGGTGCCGACAAGGACGCCTTCGGCGCGGCGATGATCGCGTTCCTGGCGCTGTTCTACGGCGGCGTGTTCTTCGCCATGACCTTCCTCAAGGTCCGCTACACCAACCTGATGTGGCGCAACGCCTCGCTCGGGCCGCACACCTTCGACTCCACCCTACGCGTGCGCGACGTGTTCTGGCTCTACTTCAGCAATACCGTCGCGATCATCTGCACGGTGGGGCTGGCGGTGCCGTGGGCGATGATCCGGCTGGCCCGCTATCGCGCCGACCATTTCATGTTGTTGTCGTTGGGCGACCTGGACGACTTCGCCGCGGCCTCCGACATGCACGCGGGCGCGACCGGCGCAGAGCTGGTCGATGCGCTCGATGCCGGCCTCGACTTCGGGATCTGA
- a CDS encoding DHA2 family efflux MFS transporter permease subunit — protein MSAASTEAAPAAPQPAANTAAGMPGFAPPNRALTTIGLALASFMQVLDTTIANVSLPAISGNLGGSANQATWVITSFAVSTAIALPLTGWLTRRFGERKLFMWSTMAFVIASFLCGLAHSMGLLVAARALQGLVAGPMYPVTQALLLSIYPPAKRGQAIALLAMVTVVAPIAGPILGGWITDNYSWEWIFFINIPLGIFASLVVGAQLKGRPERLEKPKMDYVGLLTLVLGVGALQVLLDLGNDEDWFRSTTIVILAIVAAISLAVFVIWELTDDDPIVNLRLFRHRNFTAGTLAMVMAYSAFFAVGILVPLWLQRSMGYSAIWAGLATAPIGILPVLIAPIIGKYGNKVDLRYLASGAFIVMSTTSFLRSGFNLDVDFNHVAWIQLMQGLGVALFFMPVLQILLSDLEPHEIAAGSGLSTFLRTLGGSFAASLTTYFWSQRTSIHHAQLTEHISATDPSMTQALAQYGMGDVQRGAFVMDRIISQQALQIGFNEIFHALGWIFLGVILLVWIAKPPFAAKMGGAAAGGH, from the coding sequence ATGTCCGCCGCTTCCACCGAGGCCGCACCTGCGGCACCGCAGCCGGCCGCCAACACCGCGGCCGGGATGCCGGGCTTCGCGCCGCCCAACCGCGCGTTGACGACGATCGGGCTGGCGCTGGCCAGCTTCATGCAGGTGCTTGACACCACCATCGCCAACGTCTCCTTGCCGGCGATCTCCGGCAACCTCGGCGGCAGCGCCAACCAGGCGACGTGGGTCATCACCTCGTTCGCGGTTTCGACCGCCATCGCGCTGCCGCTGACCGGTTGGCTCACCCGCCGCTTCGGCGAACGCAAGCTGTTCATGTGGTCGACGATGGCCTTCGTCATCGCCTCCTTCCTCTGCGGGCTCGCGCATTCGATGGGCCTGCTGGTTGCCGCGCGCGCCCTGCAGGGCCTGGTCGCCGGGCCGATGTATCCGGTCACGCAGGCCTTGCTGCTGTCGATCTATCCACCGGCCAAACGCGGGCAGGCCATCGCGTTGCTGGCGATGGTGACCGTGGTCGCGCCGATCGCCGGGCCGATCCTCGGCGGCTGGATCACCGACAACTACAGCTGGGAATGGATCTTCTTCATCAACATCCCGCTTGGCATCTTCGCCAGCCTCGTGGTCGGTGCGCAGCTGAAGGGCCGCCCGGAGCGGCTCGAAAAGCCGAAGATGGATTACGTCGGCCTGCTCACACTGGTGCTCGGCGTCGGTGCGCTGCAGGTGCTGCTGGACCTGGGCAATGACGAGGACTGGTTCCGCTCCACCACCATCGTCATCCTGGCGATCGTCGCGGCGATCTCGCTGGCGGTGTTCGTGATCTGGGAACTCACCGACGACGATCCCATCGTCAACCTGCGCCTGTTCCGCCATCGCAATTTCACCGCCGGCACGCTGGCGATGGTGATGGCCTACTCGGCATTCTTCGCGGTCGGCATCCTGGTGCCGCTGTGGCTGCAGCGAAGCATGGGCTACAGCGCGATCTGGGCCGGCCTGGCCACCGCGCCGATCGGCATCCTGCCGGTGTTGATCGCGCCGATCATCGGCAAGTACGGCAACAAGGTGGACCTGCGCTATCTGGCCAGCGGCGCGTTCATCGTCATGTCGACCACCAGCTTCCTGCGCTCCGGCTTCAACCTCGATGTCGACTTCAACCACGTCGCCTGGATCCAGCTGATGCAGGGTCTCGGCGTGGCGCTGTTCTTCATGCCGGTGCTGCAGATCCTGCTCTCCGACCTGGAACCGCACGAGATCGCCGCCGGCTCGGGCCTCTCGACCTTCCTGCGCACGCTGGGAGGCAGCTTCGCCGCCTCCCTCACCACCTACTTCTGGTCGCAGCGCACCAGCATCCACCACGCGCAACTGACCGAACACATCAGCGCGACCGACCCGTCCATGACGCAGGCGCTGGCGCAGTACGGCATGGGCGATGTGCAGCGCGGCGCCTTCGTGATGGACCGGATCATCTCGCAGCAGGCCTTGCAGATCGGCTTCAACGAAATCTTCCACGCGCTGGGCTGGATCTTTCTCGGCGTGATCCTGCTGGTGTGGATCGCCAAGCCGCCGTTCGCGGCCAAGATGGGCGGCGCGGCCGCCGGCGGGCACTGA
- a CDS encoding M48 family metalloprotease — translation MDAQWSDGRSSRVRQVRLARVGEVLRIESGADGSPEWPLADIRISPRLGRTPRTLTLPDGGRIEVADGPLMDDWFPRPPSRVEAIADWLERRKYAIAVAAVMTVAVILGFWRFGLPWVAQRIADHIPPAVERNASDQVVKVLERFHLNPSRLPAARQQALQSKFRALIANEPRAGDMRLNLVDAPGIGPNAFALPDGRIYMTDQLAALAKSDDELLAVLAHEAGHHVHRHGMRGAIESSSVFVLAGLMLGDASGSSLAVSLPATLLSNGFSREHEREADRYAFALLKRHGRSPHDFATMMKRLMEAHGMDGEDDGIIGYMSTHPPSRERVQAAEAAAAKP, via the coding sequence ATGGATGCGCAGTGGTCGGATGGACGCAGCAGCCGCGTCCGGCAGGTGCGGCTTGCACGCGTGGGCGAGGTTCTGCGCATCGAGTCGGGCGCCGATGGTTCGCCGGAATGGCCGCTGGCCGACATCCGCATCAGTCCGCGACTGGGCCGCACGCCGCGCACGCTGACCTTGCCGGATGGCGGGCGCATCGAAGTCGCCGACGGCCCGCTGATGGACGACTGGTTCCCGCGGCCGCCGAGCCGGGTGGAAGCCATCGCCGACTGGCTGGAGCGCCGCAAATACGCCATCGCGGTGGCGGCGGTGATGACGGTGGCGGTGATCCTCGGCTTCTGGCGCTTCGGCCTGCCGTGGGTCGCGCAGCGCATCGCCGACCACATCCCGCCGGCGGTCGAACGCAACGCCAGCGACCAGGTGGTGAAGGTGCTGGAGCGCTTCCATCTCAACCCTTCGCGCCTGCCCGCCGCACGCCAGCAGGCGTTGCAGAGCAAGTTCCGCGCGTTGATCGCGAACGAGCCGCGCGCCGGCGACATGCGGCTCAACCTGGTGGATGCGCCGGGCATCGGGCCGAATGCCTTCGCGCTGCCCGATGGCCGCATCTACATGACCGACCAGCTGGCGGCGCTGGCGAAATCCGATGACGAACTGCTCGCCGTGCTCGCCCACGAAGCCGGTCATCACGTCCATCGCCACGGCATGCGCGGGGCGATCGAAAGTTCGTCGGTGTTCGTGCTGGCCGGGTTGATGCTGGGCGATGCGTCGGGTTCGTCGCTGGCGGTGTCGTTGCCGGCCACGTTGCTCAGCAATGGCTTCTCGCGCGAGCACGAACGCGAGGCCGACCGTTACGCTTTCGCGCTGCTCAAGCGCCATGGCCGTTCGCCGCACGACTTCGCCACGATGATGAAGCGGCTCATGGAAGCGCACGGCATGGACGGGGAAGACGACGGCATCATCGGTTACATGTCCACGCATCCGCCGAGCCGCGAACGCGTCCAGGCCGCCGAGGCCGCGGCGGCGAAGCCCTGA